A genome region from Festucalex cinctus isolate MCC-2025b chromosome 17, RoL_Fcin_1.0, whole genome shotgun sequence includes the following:
- the LOC144004598 gene encoding Fanconi anemia group I protein-like isoform X1, whose protein sequence is MKAEIDKIISLSDGDSFGELQKYLSSLTEGKLTTLITNSALKGKTIGTIIKAIFKGSPPGSTEGSKRRLLLYQHCIPLCESGDLQSEVAADIIGLLMLETHTLVGPSLAKLAELFVEEIKAGKIGNGKSLELFPTVLTAMAACETLTYGKGELSGEQYKKQLINSLCSSRWDSQCVIHLTTMFRDVPLSSDELRFVVEKVLRMFSKADLQEIPPLVYQLLLLSSKGCKKQVLDGIVSYFKQQDLHQQEEQNKGGNSDLEVQSIPQDQLRHVEGTVILHIVFAVRLDHELGREFLKNVKASYGDLCPFSVALLLSVARIQRYEEQVFELFKGTIIKGFKDKQLLLGSKFLQDLLPGHCRIAEMILDTVKSSVFGWDHVTQGLVQLGFFLLDTFGPKPGPFGKTTEGSATVARTPTQLACKLGGQVLLQGFKMHEAIRGEILEQVLNRLVTKTASPVNHFLELFSDIVTSAPMILLESSSKVTETFDHLSYLPLPTVQGFLKALQPLLKVSMSMKDALILVLRKAMFSSQLDGRKSAVTGFLLLLKNFKVLGSLASSQCSQTISSSQIQVDVHSRYNAAANEAFCLEILSSLRRCLGQQADVRLMLYEGFYDVLRRNSQLASSIMQTLFSQLKRYYEPEQDLLPPVKLHPCITANGEQIHLQEPLAHLVCCTAQCLLWLTNMRRSAKISAYDSDDNDDDDDEDEGYQSELQAILESITKRMLKSEMEDFELDKSAEFSTVSSVGVKNNIYAVLVIGLYEVLLEYNFVKGNYSKRAFEELLELFNRYHKLCEILKEKSGKGRQPSSKIPRSLLSMGFISTLLTALFRENSQSREEALTVLRSSGEFVRYALCVAVHKIQQLEDNGVTDGPDGQSSDLTFRFLCEMASVLMWRYTNVPGVAEHAGKKEKRSSLSQLSLEGLLGIFTACQQRYPDKMTKLLSSIDNSEDVAEPEDCEQMKYCYIRQFQRALFTQLSGGEEEFNSKEAQLLVNILSVLSLQLKPSSKQFAQMITWTVKICKETNFEDSALSKGLLSLLFSLHVLFKSPASLLLELCQDIHSHLGDIDQDVEVEKQSHFAIVNMKTSTTAALQVLSQVDKVLDEVDWLIGRKKSQMASDKSGPDEATQSAGHQDPAEKAVTLQLGTLLTALNELVQTALQLGTCTITLLRVLSRTYAILTTLVKYYIQVCAIQSGQLPSRFEKLVKLSGSHLTPQCYFFITYVQGGESSAGGAGKKKKKIEVNIAATAKLLRQTKAIPNLIFSIEQYEKYIITLSKKSKVNLMQYMKLSTSRDFRINAATLDAALQEQDDTVEVSVIATRGASICPDLLSAFAFDSGPLRASHKMWKRLKNPNRRGSGNNELLHLITSISCLHMLMSLQTFRVLMSLCLLHKILSSFTEGAFGDVNYLVDVQGFT, encoded by the exons ATGAAGGCTGAAATAGACAAAATTATTTCCTTATCAGATGGCGACAGTTTTGGGGAACTTCAAAAATACTTGTCCTCCCTCACGGAAGGAAAG TTGACTACACTAATTACCAATAGTGCACTAAAGGGCAAGACGATTGGCACAATTATTAAAGCCATATTCAAAG gTTCGCCACCTGGTTCGACTGAAGGGTCAAAACGCAGACTGCTGCTTTATCAACATTGCATCCCTCTTTGTGAGTCTGGTGACCTCCAAAGTGAAGTGGCAGCTGATATCATTGGACTGCTCATGCTGGAG ACACACACTCTGGTTGGACCCTCTCTTGCAAAACTAGCAGAGCTATTTGTTGAAGAAATCAAGGCAGGAAAAATCGGCAATGGCAAGTCATTGGAACTATTTCCTACTGTACTTACTGCCATGGCAGCTTGTGAAACATTGACATACGGCAAAG GTGAGCTCAGTGGTGAGCAATACAAGAAACAGCTGATCAACAGCCTCTGCTCAAGCAG ATGGGACTCACAATGTGTTATCCACCTGACCACAATGTTCAG GGATGTGCCCTTGTCATCAGATGAGTTGCGCTTCGTGGTGGAAAAAGTGCTGCGGATGTTCAGCAAGGCCGACCTGCAAGAGATTCCGCCACTTGTTTATCAGTTGCTCTTGTTATCGTCAAAG GGTTGCAAGAAACAAGTCCTAGATGGAATCGTCAGTTATTTTAAGCAGCAAGACCTTCACCAGCAAGAGGAGCAGAATAAAGGAGG GAACTCTGATTTGGAAGTTCAGTCCATTCCACAAGACCAATTAAGACACGTGGAGGGCACTGTTATCCTCCACATTGTTTTTGCTGTGAGGCTCGACCATGAACTTGGAAGAGAATTCCTGAAAAACGTCAAG GCTTCATATGGGGACCTTTGCCCTTTCAGTGTCGCCCTATTGCTCTCTGTTGCACGCATCCAGCGCTATGAGGAGCAG GTGTTTGAACTTTTCAAGGGGACAATTATCAAGGGCTTCAAAGATAAGCAGCTGCTGCTGGGGTCCAAGTTCCTGCAGGACCTCCTGCCTGGTCATTGTAGAATTGCTGAGATGATTTTGGACACGGTGAAGAGCAG TGTCTTTGGATGGGATCATGTGACCCAGGGTCTGGTCCAGCTCGGTTTCTTTCTCCTAGATACATTTGGACCCAAACCCGGACCGTTTGGAAAGACAACAGAAGGTTCTGCTACTGTGGCTCGGACCCCAACTCAGCTGGCATGTAAGCTTGGAGGTCAAGTGCTCCTCCAGGGCTTTAAG ATGCACGAGGCAATCAGAGGCGAGATACTGGAGCAAGTTCTGAATCGACTGGTCACAAAGACCGCCTCACCTGTCAATCATTTTTTAG AGCTCTTCTCAGACATTGTAACCTCTGCTCCAATGATATTGCTGGAGTCATCCTCCAAGGTTACCGAGACATTTGACCATCTGTCATACCTCCCGCTACCCACCGTGCAGGGATTTCTAAAAGCTCTCCAG CCACTGCTGAAAGTCAGCATGTCCATGAAAGATGCGTTGATTCTGGTTCTCCGCAAGGCCATGTTTTCAAG CCAACTGGATGGACGGAAGTCAGCTGTAACTGGCTTCTTGTTGCTGTTGAAGAACTTCAAAGTGCTGGGCAGCCTGGCCTCCAGCCAATGCAGCCAGACCATTTCCTCCAGCCAA ATCCAAGTGGATGTTCATTCTCGATATAACGCTGCTGCCAATGAGGCCTTCTGTCTGGAAATCTTGAGCAGCCTGCGACGTTGTCTTGGCCAACAGGCTGATGTGCGCCTTATGCTCTATGAG GGCTTCTATGATGTTCTTCGCCGAAACTCCCAACTTGCAAGTTCCATCATGCAGACGCTTTTCTCACAG TTGAAGAGATACTACGAACCCGAACAAGATCTCTTGCCCCCGGTGAAACTGCATCCGTGTATCACAGCGAACGGAGAACAGATCCACCTTCAGGAGCCTCTG GCCCACCTGGTATGCTGTACCGCACAGTGCCTGTTGTGGCTTACAAATATGCGTCGATCAGCCAAAATCAGCGCTTACGAcagtgatgataatgatgatgatgatgacgaggaTGAGGGATACCAGTCCGAGCTACAGGCTATACTAGAGAGCATCACAAAACGCATGCTCAAAAGTGAAATGGAAGACTTTGAACTG GACAAGTCGGCAGAATTCTCCACTGTATCCAGTGTTGGTGTGAAGAATAATATCTATGCTGTGCTGGTGATAGGACTCTATGAGGTCCTCTTGGAGTACAACTTTGTCAAAGGCAATTACAG TAAAAGGGCCTTTGAGGAGCTGTTGGAGCTGTTTAACCGCTACCACAAGTTGTGTGAAATCCTGAAGGAGAAATCCGGAAAAGGTCGGCAGCCTTCAAGCAAGATTCCTCGAAGTTTACTCTCAATGGGTTTTATATCAACTCTGCTCACTGCGCTCTTTAG AGAAAACTCCCAGAGCAGAGAGGAAGCGCTCACCGTGCTGCGCTCCAGTGGAGAATTTGTTCGTTATGCGCTTTGCGTGGCTGTGCACAAGATCCAGCAGCTGGAAGATAACGGAGTTACAGATGGCCCAGATGGCCAAAGTTCAGATTTGACTTTCCGCTTCTTGTGTGAAATGGCAAG CGTGCTGATGTGGCGGTATACCAACGTCCCCGGCGTAGCAGAGCATGCTGGGAAGAAAGAAAAGCGGTCCAGCCTGTCACAATTGAGCCTGGAAGGTCTTCTTGGGATATTCACTGCCTGCCAGCAGCGCTACCCGGATAAGATGACCAAGCTTCTCTCATCCATTG ACAACTCGGAGGATGTTGCTGAGCCAGAAGACTGTGAACAGATGAAGTATTGTTACATCCGTCaatttcag AGAGCGCTATTTACCCAGTTGAGTGGAGGAGAGGAGGAATTTAACAGCAAAGAAGCTCAGCTTTTGGTCAATATTTTGAGTGTGCTTTCACTCCAGCTAAAACCTTCTTCTAAACAG TTTGCTCAGATGATCACATGGACAGTGAAAATCTGCAAGGAGACCAATTTTG AGGACTCTGCTTTGTCCAAGGGGCTGCTCTCACTTCTCTTCAGCCTGCATGTTCTTTTTAAGAGCCCCGCCAGCTTGTTGCTCGAACTCTGTCAGGACATCCATAGCCACCTCGGAGATATTGATCAG GATGTCGAGGTAGAAAAGCAGTCTCACTTTGCTATTGTCAACATGAAAACGTCAACGACAGCAGCA CTGCAGGTCCTGTCTCAAGTGGACAAGGTGCTCGATGAAGTGGACTGGCTTATTGGCAGAAAGAAAAGCCAGATGGCTTCTGACAAATCGGGCCCTG ACGAAGCTACACAGTCTGCTGGTCATCAGGATCCTGCGGAGAAAGCAGTGACACTGCAGCTTGGAACCCTTCTGACTGCACTGAACGAGTTGGTCCAGACCGCTTTGCAGCTCGGAACCTGCACCATCACGTTGCTCAGAGTGCTGAGTCGCACTTACGCCATCCTCACCACGCTAGTTAAATAT TACattcaagtttgtgccattcagAGTGGTCAATTACCTTCACGCTTTGAGAAGCTG GTCAAGCTCTCTGGTTCCCATCTGACTCCACAATGCTACTTTTTCATCACATACGTTCAG GGGGGAGAGTCAAGTGCTGGAGGGGCAggcaagaagaaaaagaagattgAAGTGAACATTGCTGCCACT GCAAAACTTCTACGTCAGACAAAGGCCATTCCCAACCTTATCTTCAGCATTGAACAGTATGAGAAATACATCATCACACTCTCAAAGAAGTCAAAG GTAAATCTGATGCAATACATGAAGTTGAGCACCTCGAGAGATTTCCGCATCAATGCTGCTACTCTGGACGCAGCCCTGCAGGAGCAGGATGACACCGTGGAGGTAAGCGTCATCGCCACACGAGGGGCATCCATCTGTCCCGACCTGCTTTCAGCGTTTGCATTTGATTCTGGTCCTTTAAGGGCGAGTCACAAGATGTGGAAGCGACTCAAGAACCCAAACAGAAGAGGAAGCGGAAACAATGAGCTGCTCCATTTGATTACAAGCATCTCCTGTTTGCATATGTTGATGAGCCTCCAGACATTTCGTGTTCTAATGTCACTTTGCCTGCTCCATAAGATTTTGTCTTCCTTTACTGAGGGAGCCTTTGGTGACGTCAACTATTTGGTAGATGTCCAAGGCTTCACCTGA
- the LOC144004598 gene encoding Fanconi anemia group I protein-like isoform X2, translated as MKAEIDKIISLSDGDSFGELQKYLSSLTEGKLTTLITNSALKGKTIGTIIKAIFKGSPPGSTEGSKRRLLLYQHCIPLCESGDLQSEVAADIIGLLMLETHTLVGPSLAKLAELFVEEIKAGKIGNGKSLELFPTVLTAMAACETLTYGKGELSGEQYKKQLINSLCSSRWDSQCVIHLTTMFRDVPLSSDELRFVVEKVLRMFSKADLQEIPPLVYQLLLLSSKGCKKQVLDGIVSYFKQQDLHQQEEQNKGGNSDLEVQSIPQDQLRHVEGTVILHIVFAVRLDHELGREFLKNVKASYGDLCPFSVALLLSVARIQRYEEQVFELFKGTIIKGFKDKQLLLGSKFLQDLLPGHCRIAEMILDTVKSSVFGWDHVTQGLVQLGFFLLDTFGPKPGPFGKTTEGSATVARTPTQLACKLGGQVLLQGFKMHEAIRGEILEQVLNRLVTKTASPVNHFLELFSDIVTSAPMILLESSSKVTETFDHLSYLPLPTVQGFLKALQPLLKVSMSMKDALILVLRKAMFSSQLDGRKSAVTGFLLLLKNFKVLGSLASSQCSQTISSSQIQVDVHSRYNAAANEAFCLEILSSLRRCLGQQADVRLMLYEGFYDVLRRNSQLASSIMQTLFSQLKRYYEPEQDLLPPVKLHPCITANGEQIHLQEPLAHLVCCTAQCLLWLTNMRRSAKISAYDSDDNDDDDDEDEGYQSELQAILESITKRMLKSEMEDFELDKSAEFSTVSSVGVKNNIYAVLVIGLYEVLLEYNFVKGNYSKRAFEELLELFNRYHKLCEILKEKSGKGRQPSSKIPRSLLSMGFISTLLTALFRENSQSREEALTVLRSSGEFVRYALCVAVHKIQQLEDNGVTDGPDGQSSDLTFRFLCEMASVLMWRYTNVPGVAEHAGKKEKRSSLSQLSLEGLLGIFTACQQRYPDKMTKLLSSIDNSEDVAEPEDCEQMKYCYIRQFQRALFTQLSGGEEEFNSKEAQLLVNILSVLSLQLKPSSKQFAQMITWTVKICKETNFEDSALSKGLLSLLFSLHVLFKSPASLLLELCQDIHSHLGDIDQDVEVEKQSHFAIVNMKTSTTAALQVLSQVDKVLDEVDWLIGRKKSQMASDKSGPDEATQSAGHQDPAEKAVTLQLGTLLTALNELVQTALQLGTCTITLLRVLSRTYAILTTLVKYYIQVCAIQSGQLPSRFEKLVKLSGSHLTPQCYFFITYVQGGESSAGGAGKKKKKIEVNIAATAKLLRQTKAIPNLIFSIEQYEKYIITLSKKSKVNLMQYMKLSTSRDFRINAATLDAALQEQDDTVEGESQDVEATQEPKQKRKRKQ; from the exons ATGAAGGCTGAAATAGACAAAATTATTTCCTTATCAGATGGCGACAGTTTTGGGGAACTTCAAAAATACTTGTCCTCCCTCACGGAAGGAAAG TTGACTACACTAATTACCAATAGTGCACTAAAGGGCAAGACGATTGGCACAATTATTAAAGCCATATTCAAAG gTTCGCCACCTGGTTCGACTGAAGGGTCAAAACGCAGACTGCTGCTTTATCAACATTGCATCCCTCTTTGTGAGTCTGGTGACCTCCAAAGTGAAGTGGCAGCTGATATCATTGGACTGCTCATGCTGGAG ACACACACTCTGGTTGGACCCTCTCTTGCAAAACTAGCAGAGCTATTTGTTGAAGAAATCAAGGCAGGAAAAATCGGCAATGGCAAGTCATTGGAACTATTTCCTACTGTACTTACTGCCATGGCAGCTTGTGAAACATTGACATACGGCAAAG GTGAGCTCAGTGGTGAGCAATACAAGAAACAGCTGATCAACAGCCTCTGCTCAAGCAG ATGGGACTCACAATGTGTTATCCACCTGACCACAATGTTCAG GGATGTGCCCTTGTCATCAGATGAGTTGCGCTTCGTGGTGGAAAAAGTGCTGCGGATGTTCAGCAAGGCCGACCTGCAAGAGATTCCGCCACTTGTTTATCAGTTGCTCTTGTTATCGTCAAAG GGTTGCAAGAAACAAGTCCTAGATGGAATCGTCAGTTATTTTAAGCAGCAAGACCTTCACCAGCAAGAGGAGCAGAATAAAGGAGG GAACTCTGATTTGGAAGTTCAGTCCATTCCACAAGACCAATTAAGACACGTGGAGGGCACTGTTATCCTCCACATTGTTTTTGCTGTGAGGCTCGACCATGAACTTGGAAGAGAATTCCTGAAAAACGTCAAG GCTTCATATGGGGACCTTTGCCCTTTCAGTGTCGCCCTATTGCTCTCTGTTGCACGCATCCAGCGCTATGAGGAGCAG GTGTTTGAACTTTTCAAGGGGACAATTATCAAGGGCTTCAAAGATAAGCAGCTGCTGCTGGGGTCCAAGTTCCTGCAGGACCTCCTGCCTGGTCATTGTAGAATTGCTGAGATGATTTTGGACACGGTGAAGAGCAG TGTCTTTGGATGGGATCATGTGACCCAGGGTCTGGTCCAGCTCGGTTTCTTTCTCCTAGATACATTTGGACCCAAACCCGGACCGTTTGGAAAGACAACAGAAGGTTCTGCTACTGTGGCTCGGACCCCAACTCAGCTGGCATGTAAGCTTGGAGGTCAAGTGCTCCTCCAGGGCTTTAAG ATGCACGAGGCAATCAGAGGCGAGATACTGGAGCAAGTTCTGAATCGACTGGTCACAAAGACCGCCTCACCTGTCAATCATTTTTTAG AGCTCTTCTCAGACATTGTAACCTCTGCTCCAATGATATTGCTGGAGTCATCCTCCAAGGTTACCGAGACATTTGACCATCTGTCATACCTCCCGCTACCCACCGTGCAGGGATTTCTAAAAGCTCTCCAG CCACTGCTGAAAGTCAGCATGTCCATGAAAGATGCGTTGATTCTGGTTCTCCGCAAGGCCATGTTTTCAAG CCAACTGGATGGACGGAAGTCAGCTGTAACTGGCTTCTTGTTGCTGTTGAAGAACTTCAAAGTGCTGGGCAGCCTGGCCTCCAGCCAATGCAGCCAGACCATTTCCTCCAGCCAA ATCCAAGTGGATGTTCATTCTCGATATAACGCTGCTGCCAATGAGGCCTTCTGTCTGGAAATCTTGAGCAGCCTGCGACGTTGTCTTGGCCAACAGGCTGATGTGCGCCTTATGCTCTATGAG GGCTTCTATGATGTTCTTCGCCGAAACTCCCAACTTGCAAGTTCCATCATGCAGACGCTTTTCTCACAG TTGAAGAGATACTACGAACCCGAACAAGATCTCTTGCCCCCGGTGAAACTGCATCCGTGTATCACAGCGAACGGAGAACAGATCCACCTTCAGGAGCCTCTG GCCCACCTGGTATGCTGTACCGCACAGTGCCTGTTGTGGCTTACAAATATGCGTCGATCAGCCAAAATCAGCGCTTACGAcagtgatgataatgatgatgatgatgacgaggaTGAGGGATACCAGTCCGAGCTACAGGCTATACTAGAGAGCATCACAAAACGCATGCTCAAAAGTGAAATGGAAGACTTTGAACTG GACAAGTCGGCAGAATTCTCCACTGTATCCAGTGTTGGTGTGAAGAATAATATCTATGCTGTGCTGGTGATAGGACTCTATGAGGTCCTCTTGGAGTACAACTTTGTCAAAGGCAATTACAG TAAAAGGGCCTTTGAGGAGCTGTTGGAGCTGTTTAACCGCTACCACAAGTTGTGTGAAATCCTGAAGGAGAAATCCGGAAAAGGTCGGCAGCCTTCAAGCAAGATTCCTCGAAGTTTACTCTCAATGGGTTTTATATCAACTCTGCTCACTGCGCTCTTTAG AGAAAACTCCCAGAGCAGAGAGGAAGCGCTCACCGTGCTGCGCTCCAGTGGAGAATTTGTTCGTTATGCGCTTTGCGTGGCTGTGCACAAGATCCAGCAGCTGGAAGATAACGGAGTTACAGATGGCCCAGATGGCCAAAGTTCAGATTTGACTTTCCGCTTCTTGTGTGAAATGGCAAG CGTGCTGATGTGGCGGTATACCAACGTCCCCGGCGTAGCAGAGCATGCTGGGAAGAAAGAAAAGCGGTCCAGCCTGTCACAATTGAGCCTGGAAGGTCTTCTTGGGATATTCACTGCCTGCCAGCAGCGCTACCCGGATAAGATGACCAAGCTTCTCTCATCCATTG ACAACTCGGAGGATGTTGCTGAGCCAGAAGACTGTGAACAGATGAAGTATTGTTACATCCGTCaatttcag AGAGCGCTATTTACCCAGTTGAGTGGAGGAGAGGAGGAATTTAACAGCAAAGAAGCTCAGCTTTTGGTCAATATTTTGAGTGTGCTTTCACTCCAGCTAAAACCTTCTTCTAAACAG TTTGCTCAGATGATCACATGGACAGTGAAAATCTGCAAGGAGACCAATTTTG AGGACTCTGCTTTGTCCAAGGGGCTGCTCTCACTTCTCTTCAGCCTGCATGTTCTTTTTAAGAGCCCCGCCAGCTTGTTGCTCGAACTCTGTCAGGACATCCATAGCCACCTCGGAGATATTGATCAG GATGTCGAGGTAGAAAAGCAGTCTCACTTTGCTATTGTCAACATGAAAACGTCAACGACAGCAGCA CTGCAGGTCCTGTCTCAAGTGGACAAGGTGCTCGATGAAGTGGACTGGCTTATTGGCAGAAAGAAAAGCCAGATGGCTTCTGACAAATCGGGCCCTG ACGAAGCTACACAGTCTGCTGGTCATCAGGATCCTGCGGAGAAAGCAGTGACACTGCAGCTTGGAACCCTTCTGACTGCACTGAACGAGTTGGTCCAGACCGCTTTGCAGCTCGGAACCTGCACCATCACGTTGCTCAGAGTGCTGAGTCGCACTTACGCCATCCTCACCACGCTAGTTAAATAT TACattcaagtttgtgccattcagAGTGGTCAATTACCTTCACGCTTTGAGAAGCTG GTCAAGCTCTCTGGTTCCCATCTGACTCCACAATGCTACTTTTTCATCACATACGTTCAG GGGGGAGAGTCAAGTGCTGGAGGGGCAggcaagaagaaaaagaagattgAAGTGAACATTGCTGCCACT GCAAAACTTCTACGTCAGACAAAGGCCATTCCCAACCTTATCTTCAGCATTGAACAGTATGAGAAATACATCATCACACTCTCAAAGAAGTCAAAG GTAAATCTGATGCAATACATGAAGTTGAGCACCTCGAGAGATTTCCGCATCAATGCTGCTACTCTGGACGCAGCCCTGCAGGAGCAGGATGACACCGTGGAG GGCGAGTCACAAGATGTGGAAGCGACTCAAGAACCCAAACAGAAGAGGAAGCGGAAACAATGA
- the LOC144004779 gene encoding F-box only protein 31-like, whose amino-acid sequence MAVCARLCGVGQSRRCRRRPRQNQQDQASDSDMDDEEEERIVGLRRGDAGCGGPASGVNTAGPSRVHRGGIDGAGHPHPQALSELPPELLVEIFSLLPGTALPNVALVCKTFRQILNTETIWRRRCMEEFHMKEDLRKLEGGGVSSRDLYVKLLHPYRHILGLWQPDIGPYGGLLNVVVDGSFIIGWMYLPPHDPRVEDPMRRRPLFRIHMGDGKKATVECMYGHKGPHKGDIQIVRKDEFSTKCNQTDHHRMAGGRQEEFRTWLEEEWGRTLEEIFHEHMQELILMKFIYTSQYDNCLTYRRIYLPPVMPSDLIEPGLFKGTYGSHGLEIVMLSFHGTSARATKLTGDPNVPAGQLTLDIDLSQPLVLPDLQHQRNIDELSRLVLGVHEQVQRQEREGIPATEKVPAGDACADAAAAKVAEVDHSVGSDGCQPGPSSEPGSSDSQPFILPLGVMARNEVYPRSCRKCFYGTGLIAGHGFTSPERTPGLFVLFDQDRFGFIWLELKSFSLYIRLTDHLAHAHAPDLERFEAMLRNMQSWTS is encoded by the exons ATGGCTGTTTGTGCCAGGCTGTGCGGAGTGGGACAGTCGCGGAGGTGCCGGAGGCGACCGCGGCAGAATCAGCAGGACCAGGCGAGCGATTCGGACATGGACGACGAGGAGGAAGAGCGGATCGTGGGCCTGAGGAGAGGGGACGCCGGCTGCGGGGGCCCGGCGAGCGGCGTCAACACTGCAGGGCCGAGCCGGGTGCACCGCGGCGGGATAGACGGCGCGGGACACCCGCACCCGCAGGCTTTGTCGGAACTACCGCCGGAGCTCTTAGTGGAGATCTTCTCCTTGCTTCCCGGGACCGCGTTACCCAACGTCGCCCTCGTCTGCAAGACATTTAGACAAATCCTCAACACAGAAACCATCTGGAGAAGGCGGTGCATGGAAG aGTTCCACATGAAGGAGGATCTGAGAAAGCTAGAAGGGGGTGGAGTTTCTAGCCGAGACCTCTATGTGAAAC TGCTTCATCCGTACAGACACATTTTGGGATTATGGCAGCCTGACATCGGCCCTTATGGGGGGTTACTTAATGTTGTG GTTGATGGGTCATTCATCATCGGCTGGATGTATTTGCCACCACATGACCCTCGTGTGGAAGATCCCATGAGAAGACGGCCTCTCTTTCGTATCCACATGGGGGATGGCAAAAAGGCTACTGTGGAGTGTATGTATGGACACAAGGGTCCCCACAAAGGGGATATCCAG aTTGTCAGAAAGGATGAATTTTCAACAAAATGTAACCAGACGGATCATCACCGCATGGCAGGAGGAAGacaggaa GAGTTCAGGACTTGGCTGGAGGAAGAATGGGGTCGGACGCTAGAAGAAATCTTCCATGAGCATATGCAGGAGCTTATCCTGATGAAGTTCATTTACACCAGCCAATACGA CAACTGCCTGACATACCGGCGGATATATTTGCCTCCTGTAATGCCCTCTGACTTGATTGAGCCAGGCCTCTTTAAAGGCACCTATGGCAGTCACGGTTTGGAGATTGTCATGCTGAGCTTTCACGGGACCTCGGCAAGGGCCACCAAACTCACT GGAGACCCCAACGTTCCTGCTGGACAATTGACTTTGGATATTGACCTGAGTCAGCCGCTCGTCCTTCCAGACTTACAACATCAGCGCAATATAGATGAGCTGTCACGCCTTGTATTGGGGGTACATGAACAAGTACAGAGGCAAGAGAGGGAAGGCATCCCTGCCACAGAGAAAGTCCCCGCAGGAGATGCTTGTGCGGATGCTGCCGCAGCAAAAGTGGCTGAGGTCGATCATAGCGTCGGTTCCGATGGCTGCCAGCCAGGTCCAAGTTCAGAGCCCGGTTCTTCTGACAGTCAACCCTTCATCCTGCCCCTTGGAGTCATGGCTCGCAATGAAGTGTACCCGCGCTCTTGCAGAAAATG CTTCTATGGGACAGGTCTCATCGCCGGGCACGGCTTCACAAGTCCAGAGCGCACCCCAGGGCTATTTGTGCTATTCGATCAGGATCGTTTTGGCTTCATCTGGCTGGAGTTGAAATCTTTCAGTCTCTACATTCGCCTGACGGACCATCTGGCCCATGCACATGCACCAGACTTGGAGCGATTCGAGGCCATGCTGCGCAACATGCAGTCTTGGACATCATGA